tccctctcccttcctctctgaaatcaataagaatatattttaaaaaatagaagagacagaagaaagacATAGACACGGAAGAAAGCCATGTGAGACCTCTTCTAGAGCCATTGGAGGTAGCGCAGCTCTGCTGACACCTTAATTTTGGGTTTCTGGCTTCCAGAGCCGTgaggaaataaattcctgttgttttaagctatcTGGTTTTTGGTAATTTATTGCAGCAGTCCGAGAAAACTCATACAAGAGGGAATGGGCTGAGCTCAGATCCCTTGCAAGCTAATTTCTAGAAAGGGGctgggcctttgcacacacatcAGCTGGTAGTAATTGGATGTGTGCTGGGAGCGACCTTGGGTGAGGCAGCTCCTTTGGCCTTGGGCAATTCCTAGACAGCATTGGCATCCAAGCTTTACCAAAGGAGGGGAGTGAGAGCAGGCCGGGAGGGGGGCTCCGGGAGTGTACTCCACATCCACTGCAGTGGGAGTGACCTTGTGCTCTGAATATGTAGTTGTAATAgggctataaaaataaaggcGGGGAGACAATGCACAATTGTCTTAACCGTTTGGGAGTTACCCTATGGCTGGTGGGAACATTACTACAGTCAGCCAAAGTGATAGACTAATGAAGAAATACTGATAAACCCACAATTGGATAGGGAAAGAAATTTCCCTACTGgattgttttcaatattttgttaaaaaaaaagaatttcaaacacATGCCCAGCCAGCCTAGACAGAGTAATACAACGAAAGTCTGTGGACACACCAGTCAGCTGCTATCCACACAGGGCCATCTCTCCCCGTCCACCTCCCTTTATTGTGGCCGGATGCTCAGGACCTTCTTTGAGAGAATTGGCCTCATCGCTGCAGGCAGGAACGGCTCCCTGAGGACAGCGAGCCCAGATTCAGCCACTCTGCAGCAGGTACGCTGGACCCCAGTGGAGAAGGGGCCTGGATAAGGGGTCTGGGGCAAGGAAGCCCCTTGCTCAGGAGGGAAGCATCTGAGCCAAGTCCTTTTTTGGCTCCTCTTAGTCCATTCTGTTAACGTTGGTGTTTCTTAATAGTATGAATGTTAGAGGCTTCATACTACTTAGTGAAACATACATCAATCGAAATGATCCATTCTGAGAAACTGAGAGgaaaaaagatttaagaaaaaccAACAGAACAGAACGTCGGTGAGTTGTGGGACAATATAAAAAGGTCTGATACGTGTATTGGGGATcccaggagaaaaaaacaacactaataATCTcgctgacataaataaatattacatatctaccaCTCTAGTCTACATacttaaatccaagagtcaccacTGGTAAACAATGTCCGTCCGGAGAATGATTAGCTCGTGATCACACCGCATCTCCAGCGGTAACTGACTCTGTTGTCGATGGTGTGattttctgcagcagttttaactgGTGCGGGCTTATGTTCGAGCCTGCTCTAAGCCGGGCCCTAGCTGTGTGCATTTGGTTGATCTCGATGACTGGTGAATGCAGGCATCTACTAGACCTATTcaatataaacttaaaattacagtaatacatatagGAAACTTTTTTGTGATATTAAACTTTTCATAAATACTTAATTTTCATTACACAAACGTGTCTGCATAAGTAAAAACAGataaactaatttgtcaaatttttaacatgcattcagaaaacctactttattatataatgaaCTTTCAGCTTTAATGGACACCCCTTCGCCTGAATTAATCCATTATATGgaggttttactgtattttattataGCTGCCTATATGGACTAAGACAATAAAAGGATAAATCTAAATTTAACCATATAAAAATTACACTCTGTTAATGGGTCATGAACTCCAATTAAAAGGTACAGATTGTCAGCATGAGGAAAAGGGCAAATattttgctgtctacaagagatgcaatttaaaaataaagactcagATGAGTTGATAGTAAGAGGATCCAAAATTATATACCATGCAAAAAGTAAGCATAAGACCGTGGAAATGGCTACATTAATACTAagcaaaacaaatttaaagaaaaggacTATTAaagtaatgggggggggggaggcgaagGCAGGATTCCCAGTTGGGGATCCACTATAAAAGGTAATAATGACATATGTATTAATCAGGAACACATCGAGTTTATAAATGTATTTGTGCTTTATAACAATaagcttaaaatatataaaacaaaagttGGAGACAACTAGACAAGAAGTCCGTAAAAATATGTCTTATGACATTTTCAACCACAGTAGAAAACAAACTATGAAGAAAAATTTCCCCATTTGCCACAACGGGCTCTCCATTTGCAAGTTTACTCCGCCAGCTTCTCCATCTTGTTCGTACGTAGGCCATTTTGTCCATGGAGGGCCAATGGGTGTACTTGTTGTTTTCAGAATTTCAAGACTTGGTATATCAAGCTTCAttctcccccttccccgccccccgccccccgccgatATGTTACTGTTACATATCTGTAACATATTGCCCCCATCACGTGCTTTTTCGGATCCAATCAGTTGCCCTGAATCCAAACACCTAGAACTTTCTGGGAAGCTCTCGAGATCTTAAGACGGGAGAACTTGGGAGACGCCGCCCCTTGGCTCCTGGCTGCCCAGGAGAGGTGAGCTCTCCAGCTCCTGAGTCGTCCACAGAGAGTAAGGCCCCCGGggcagggagttggggggggggggctcgagCCGAAACTGGGGTTGGGCCCCTGGATAAGGGGGTCAGAGAGGAGGGCTAACACGTCGGGGTACATAGGAGCAGGAACCAGGAGCGGCCCGAGGGGGGCTGACGGcaggattcccagtagggggtccACAGGGTGGGTGCCGCCGGCTTGCTAGGCGGGTAGATGGCGGCGCTCTGGCGTGGGGAGGCGGTGAGTGGAGGCGGGTAGATGGCGGCGCTCTGGCGTGGGGAGGCGGTGAGTGGAGGCGGGTAGATGGCGGCGCTCTGGCGTGGGGAGGCGGTGAGTGGTGTTAATGGCTAAGCGGACCGAGCGGTTGGAGGAGGGGTTGTGGAAGGAAGGCCTCCCCAGTGCTGGAGTGGGGGGCAATGACTGTGCTTTGAGGACTACGGAGTGGAGCGGCGGGGGGCCGGCGTTGGGGCCTCTACCAAAGAAGGCCTGCTGGCTGCGGAtgggtgggtgtggggcaggcaggctggctccTGGTGCCCCGACGTGAGGGGAAGATTAAAGCTTACTGTGGGGGTGAAGAGAGGGCTAGTGGCCaaggtggggcaatcagggggaccctcgcgagggggggggggggcttccgcGCTGCGTGTGAGAGGGGCGGAAGGGAGAACACGGGCCGCCAGACTAGGAGGGCTGCTCCTGCCCCCGGTGTAGAGAGCAGCCATGGGCGGGCTTCCAGCTCCAACGGATCTGaccggtggggggtggggggagggggcgcgcgcTCCAGGCTTCAGCGCTgcgaggcggggggcggggagggaggggcttgcTGGTGAAGGAAGGCTAGACGGGATCGCTTAGAGTCCTAGCAGATGTAGGTACGGATGTCGTGAACTCAGATGGCGCCCTGCTTCTGGGACCACAGGAGAGGAGGACTGGCTGCCGGTGTGGAAAACACGGGAGGGGACGGGGACCAATGtgagggctggggcggggagggctcCCGGTTGTGAGGAGGCCAGAGAGGAAGGCTAACGTCTAAGAAACTGGGGGCGCTTTGCTAAAGGCGAGCGCCATCACCCGGCTCGGGGCAGGGCACAGCGCGGGAGGGCGCTTCGCAGGGCGGCAGACAGTGGCGCCCCCTGCGTCCAGAGGGAATGGGCTGCAAGATAGAGCCACTGGCTGAGGGTGGGAGAGGAGCCccctggctggtggggagcaGGTGATCTGGTGGAGGCGGTTGGATATTGAAAATGGActtggcagtgggggtggggtgggaggagggaagcgGTTCGGTGTGGATCGCTACAGTTGGAATCTAAAAGACCACGAGGGGATTGCAGTGTCGACAGGGGCTAGGCCTTGGCTTCCACCAAAAATGTAGATTCTTTACAAAGGTGCTTTGTACATTCACCCACATACACCATACACCCGGCCATAAAAGTctccataaattttaaaagattgcacTTTTACTTAATAAATTCTcttatttgaaattaatttaatttgaaataattttgaattttatttgaaatttataatGATAACATATCTCTAAATATTTGGAAACGCGTGGGTCaaagaaaatcaaaatggaacttagaaaatattttatgcccactctagctcgtttggctcagtggacagagcgtgcgcctgcggactgaggggttccgggttcgattccagtcaaggactgTGGCCAGTGCATGTGCAGgtgacaaccaatcgatgtttttctctcacatctatatttctctctgtctttccctctctcttccactctctaaaaatcaatggaaaatgtccttgggtgaggattgaaaaaagagaaaaagaaaccctttaTGGGTTTCACGCCCAGGCAGAGaataaccaaataacttatatgcatatatgataatccatggacacacacaatactacggtgaaagcctggggtggggcaggaaccaggtggaggggggcaatggaggaaactaggggatatctgtaatatcatcaacaataaagagaaattttaaaaatgatgaatgcAACAGAAGTCAGAAACAGAAGGGAGAACAAAAATAtgagacaaatagaaaacaaatagtacAATGGTAAATTAAAACCAATCAATAACTGCATTAAATGTAAAAGGGTTAAACAATCCAGTTAAAAGACAGAGATTAATAGACTTAATAAAAccccaataagaaaaaaattatttcatgcagctctgataattagtgacattgagcattttttcatatgtcagttggccatctgtatgtccactttggagacatgtctatttagatcctttgcccattttttttcagtgtgagtttttaaacatttttttattgccctagccggcttggctcagtggatagagtgtcggcctacggattgaagggtcccgggtttgattccagccaagggcacatgcctgggttgcgggctcaatccccagtgggggtgtgcaggaggcagccgatcaatgattctctttcatcattgatatttctatctctctctccttctcccttcctctctgaaaccaataaagaaatatattttaaaaaaataaaaaaattttattaagttattacatgtgtgtccttatctccacattaccccccatccccctcccactcatgcccctacccccctgttgtctgtgtccattagttaggcttatgtgcatgcatataagtcctttggttgatctctcccccttacccccaccctcccctaccttccctctgaggtttgagcatctgatcgatgcttctctgtctctggatctgtttttgttcatcagtttatgttgttcattatattccataaatgagtgagatcatgtgatatttatctttctccaactggcttatttcacttagcataatgctctgcagttccatccatgctgttgcaaatgctaagaacTCCTTAATTTTTACttcagtgtagtattccattgtgtagatgtaccacagttctttaatccactcatctgctgatgggcacttaggctgtttccaaatctttcctatggtgaattgtgctgctatgaacataggggtgcatatatcctttctgattggtgtttctagtttcttgggatatattcctagaagtgggatcacagggttaaatggagttccatttttagttttttgaggaaactccataatgttctccacagtggctgcaccagtctgcattcccagcagcagtgcacgagccttcctttttctccaaatcctcaccagcacttattgtttgttgatttgttgatgatagccattctgacaggagagAGATGGTACCgtattgtcgttttgatttgcatctctcagatgattagtgactttgaacatgttttcatttgtcttttggccattcttctgtcttctttccaaaagtatctatttaggtccattgcccattttttaattgagttgtttatcttccttttgttaagttgtatgagttccctgtaaatgttggagattaaacccttatcagtgataacatttgcaaatatgttctctcatgcaatgagctttcttgttgttttgttgatggtttcttttgctgtgcaaaagctttttatttttatgtagtcccatttctttattttctctttagtttccattgccctacgagcagtatcagtgaagaaattgcttcggcatatgtctgagattttgttgcctgtggattcctctaggatttttatggtttcccgtcctATGATTaactcctttatccattttgagtttatttttgtgtatggtgtaagttggtgttctagtttcattttcttgcatatatctgtccatttttcccaacaccatttattgaagaagctgtcttgactccattgtatgttcatgcctccttgttgaatattaattgagcatagtggtttgggccgattttgggggtctctattctattccattcatctatatgtctgttcttgtgccaataccaggctgttttgagaacagtggctttgtaatacagcttgatatctggtatttagataccacctactttgttcttctttctcaggatcgctgcagctatttggggtctatttttattccagatgaatttttggagagttcgtcctaggtctgtgaaatatgccgttggtattttaatggggcgtgcactgaatctatagattgctttgggtagtatggacatcttgatgatgttgattctaccaatccatgaacacggtgtgttcttccatctgtttatgtcttcctccatctccttttttagtgtcctgtagttttctgcgtataggtcttttacctccttagttaagtttattcctaggtatcttaaattttttggtgcgatggtaaatgggattgcttttttagtctctctttctgtaagttcattattggtgtatagaaatgccatagatttcttggcattaattttgtatcctgctacattgccgaattcatttattaagtttaataatattttgatggagtctttagggttatctatgtataatatcatgtcatctgtgaataaggacagttttacttcttcttttccaatttggatgccttttatttcttcctcttgtctgatcgcaatggctaatactttaAGTAccatgtcaaacaggagtggtgagagtgggcatccctgtcttgttcctgttcttaggggaaatggttttagtttttgtccattgagtatgatgttggctgtgggtttgtcatatatggcttttattatgttgaggtatgattttTCTGTTCCCAtcttgctgagcgtttttatcaagaaagggtgttggattttgtcaaatactttctctgcgtcaattgatatgactatgtggttttttttctctcaatttgtttatgtgatgtatcacgtttattgatttgcggatattgtaccatccttgcatccctgggataaatcctacttggtcatggtgtatgatctttctgatatactgctggatccgatttgctaagattttgttgagcattttggcatctatgttcatgagggatattggcctgtaattctctttcattgtgttgtctttacctggttttggtattagggtgatgctggcttcatagaatgagcttggaagtgttccttcctcttgaattttttgtagtagtctgaggaggataggttttagttcttccttgaatgtttggtaaaactcccctgtgaagccatctggccctgggcttttgtttatggaagctttttgatgactgcttcaatttcttccatagttatcagcctattgagatttttagtatcttcctgattgagttttggaaggttgtatttttctaggaatatgtccatttcttccaggttgtttagtttgttagAACAGAGTTGTCCGTAGtaatttttaacaatcctttgtatttctgtggggggctgttgttatttcacttccttcatttctgattttgtttatttgggtcctctctctttgcttcttggtgagcctcctttgcccatttttaaattggattgtttgtcttcttggtgttgagttgtatgagttcattatatattttggaaattaaccacttatcagatatatcattggtgaatatgttgtCCATAAgtggattcccttttcatttggttgatggcttcttttgctgtgcagaagctttttagtttgatgtagtcccatttattttttttttcctttgtttctcttgccctaggagatgtattggtgaaaaaaACTGCTATGTGAGGTGTCTGaggttttgctgcctatgttttctaggatttttgtgattttatccattttgaatattcttgtgtatggtgtaagttggtggtctaatttcagttttttttgtctgtgcctgtccaattttcccagcaccatttattgaagagactatctttattccattgtactcttttgcttcctttgtcaaatattaactgtcCATATTGatatgggttgatttctggggcctctgttctgttccattgatctaaatacttgttcttgtgccagtactaggctattttgattataatggttttgtagtatagtttaatatccagtattgtgatccttccaactttgttcttctttctcattgttgctgaggctatttgggttttggaatatttgttctagatttgtgaaatatgctgttggtattttaataagggctgtgttgaatctataaattgctttgggtagtgtgcacagtttaatgatgctaattcttccaACCCATGAGCTGCAGGTATGGAAACGGCTAGTATATGCTTTCGCTTGTTTGTGTCTACTGTCCTTTAGCTGAGATCCGCATCCTCTGACATTCATCTCCAGCTCGCTCTGCGAATAGCCTCTGAGCTCCGCTACAgtcagccagcccaccccaccgCTCAATTTCATTTCTGGGATACGGCGAGGATTGTATcttgtaagtttatttattttttaaagtttcctaaAATCAAACAAATAGAACAGGGAGAggaggtgctccaggcctctgctgggtggGGCATGGGGCTCTGGTTGGGCAGTGGGGTGGGCTGTGTAGCACGAACGTGATTCTCTCCCCTTTGACCCAGGACAAGGACCACACTGCCACAGCCTGCACACTTTTCATCATTCACTTTCCCCCACCCTTCAGGTCCTCAATGCTGGCAATGGCACTAACCATCCTGCGAGACTGGTGCGGCCTGATGGCCATAAACGCACAGCGCTCCCTGCTCATCCTGGGCATCCCAGATGACTGTGAGGAAGAGGAACTCCAGGAGACTGTGCAGGATGCACTGAGGCCCCTGGGCGAGTACCGAGTGCTGGGCACGATCTTCAGAAGGGAGATCCAATCCAGGGTCGCCTTGGTTGAGTTTCCTGAGTATTTAAACCGAAGTTTGATCCCCCAACAAATaccaggcagggagggaccctGGACTGTGATCTTCCTGCCACAGGTTCCTGATGGTGACTCACAGGATAGACCAGATTTCCCTGAACAGCCCCAGGGGGAAGCAGTGGCTGGCAGGGCAGATGAGGCAAGAGCTGCAGGTGTGGAAGCTGCTGCAGGTGAGGATAGAGCTGCAGGTGAGGAGGGAGCTGCAGGTGAGGATATAGCTTCAGGTGAGATTATGGCTGCATGTGTGGATGTAGCTGTAGGTGAGGATGTAGCTATAGGTGAGGATATACCTGCAGGTGAGGATATAGCTTCAGGTGAGATTATGGCTGCATGTGTGGATGTAGCTGTAGGTGAGGATGTAGCTATAGGTGAGGATATACCTGCAGGTGAGGATATAGCTTCAGGTGAGATTATGGCTGCACATGTGGATGTAGCTGTAGGTGAGGATGTAGCTATAGGTGAGGATATACCTGCAGGTGAGGATATAGCCTCAGGTGAGATTATGGCTGCACGTGTGGATGTAGCTGTAGGTGAGGATATACCTGCAGGTGAGGATATGGCTGCACGTGTGGAAGAAGCTTCAGGTGAGGCTATAGCTGTAGGTGAGGATATACCTGCAGGTGAGGATATAGCTTCAGGTGAGATTATGGCTGCACGTGTGGATGTAGCTGTAGGTGTGGATGTAGCTGTAGGTGTGGATGTAGCTGTAGGTGTGGATGTAGCTGTAGGTGTGGATGTAGCTGTAGGTGAGGATATACCTGCAGATGAGGATGTAGCTGCAGATGAGGATGTAGCTGAAGGTGACTCAGATGAGGAGGGCGCTTCAGGTGACACAGGAATCGCAGGCATGGCAGGATCTGTGAGTTTGGCAGGAGCCTCAGGTGAGGCAGGGTCTCCAGGTGAGGAAGCTGTGGGTATGGCAGGAGCCCCAGGACAGGCAGGAGCCTGGAACCAGCAATGGAGGCAGGCTCTGCAGCCTCTGCTGGAAAATATGGCCTATCAGGAACTGAGATCCTTTTCTGGCCTGGACGAGCCAAGCCACCAGCAGGAGTCCTTTGAGAGCTGGCTGGACCACGCCAACGACATGCTGTACCTGTGGCGCCACGTATCGGAAAGGGAGCGGCAGCGGCGGCTGGTGGAGAGCCTGCATGGGCCCGCTCTGGATCTGGTGAGTGACATCCTGAATGAAAATGCTGAAATCACAGCCCAGGACTGCCTGGCCACGCTGATTCAGGTGTTTGGGAACAAGGACAACCGAGCAACCGCGCGGCTGAGGTTCATAACTTGTGCCCAGCGGCCCCAGGAAACTCTCTTTGCCTATGTGATGCGCCTGGAAGACCTGCTGCAGGAGGCCATAGAGAAAGGGGCCATCCAACCCTCCAGCGCAGACCAGATGCGTGCCAGGCAGGTGCTGATGTGGGCTCGCCCCAATGAAATTCTCTGGAACAAGCTGAGAAGGATGCGCCTGGAGAGGAGACCACCTGGCTTTCTGGGGATGCTCCGGCTCATTCGGGAGTCAGAGGCATGGGAGGCCACTCCCACTACGAGCCAGCAGCAGTTTCCAGTGGAAGAAGGGCCCTGGATGGACATTGAAGATTTGGCTGCTGCCCAGGCTGCTCTAGCCTGTGAAGATGCCCAGGCCGCTCTGTTTTTTGAAGATGTTGGCCTGGCCTCTGCAGCCTATGAAGGTGCTGCTCAGGCCACCCCACCCTGTGAAAATGCCGCTCAAGCTGCCATTTTCTGGGAAAACGCAGTGGCCGTTGAGGCGGGCCCTTCCACTGCCCATCCTGATGAGGCTGGCCCTTCCACTGCCCATCCTGATGAGGCTGGCCCTTCCACTGCCCATCCTGATCAGGCGGGCCCTGCCACTGCCCATCCTGATGAGGCGGGCCCTGCCACTGCCGATCCTGATCAGGCGGGCCCTGCCACTGCCGATCCTGATGAGGCGGGCCCTGCCACTGCCGATCCTGATGAGGCGGGCCCTGCCACTGCCGATCCTGATGAGGCTGGCCCTGCCACTGCCGATCTTGATGAGGCTGGCCCTGCCACTGCCGATCCTGATGAGGCGGGCCCTGCCACTGCCGATCCTGATGAGGCGGGCCCTGCCACTGCCGATCCTGATGAGGCGGGCCCTGCCACTGCCGATCCTGATGAGGCGGGCCCTGCCACTGCCGATCCTGATGAGGCGGGCCCTGCCACTGCCGATCCTGATGAGGCGGGCCCTGCCACTGCCGATCCTGATGAGGCGGGCCCTGCCACTGCCGATCCTGATGAGGCGGGCCCTGCCACTGCCGATCCTGATGAGGCGGGCCCTGCCACTGCCGATCCTGATGAGGCGGGCCCTGCCACTGCCGATCCTGATGAGGCGGGCCCTGCCACTGCCGATCCTGATGAGGCGGGCCCTGCCACTGCCGATCCTGATGAGGCGGGCCCTGCCACTGCCGATCCTGATGAGGCGGGCCCTGCCACTGCCGATCCTGATGAGGCGGGCCCTGCCACTGCCGATCCTGATGAGGCGGGTCCTGCCACTGCCGATCCTGATGAGGCGGGTCCTGCCACTGCCGATCCTGATGAGGCGGGTCCTGCCACTGCCGATCCTGATGAGGCTGCTCCTGAAACCGGAGGTGCCACTGGGGCAGACCCTGCCCCTGAGGATACCACCAAGGCCTCCCCTGCCATTCAGGGAGATGAGAGTGCTCTGGCTCCTGCAGGTCTAGGTCAGGCAGGGCCCTCGCCTGCCCACATGGGCATTGCTTTCAGGGTGGGCTCAGGAAGTCCTGGCAGTGACCCAGAGGAACTGTCCCAGGAAGAAGATGAGGAGGCTGACGAGCCCCACGAG
The sequence above is a segment of the Myotis daubentonii chromosome X, mMyoDau2.1, whole genome shotgun sequence genome. Coding sequences within it:
- the LOC132224775 gene encoding paraneoplastic antigen Ma6E-like, with the protein product MLAMALTILRDWCGLMAINAQRSLLILGIPDDCEEEELQETVQDALRPLGEYRVLGTIFRREIQSRVALVEFPEYLNRSLIPQQIPGREGPWTVIFLPQVPDGDSQDRPDFPEQPQGEAVAGRADEARAAGVEAAAGEDRAAGEEGAAGEDIASGEIMAACVDVAVGEDVAIGEDIPAGEDIASGEIMAACVDVAVGEDVAIGEDIPAGEDIASGEIMAAHVDVAVGEDVAIGEDIPAGEDIASGEIMAARVDVAVGEDIPAGEDMAARVEEASGEAIAVGEDIPAGEDIASGEIMAARVDVAVGVDVAVGVDVAVGVDVAVGVDVAVGEDIPADEDVAADEDVAEGDSDEEGASGDTGIAGMAGSVSLAGASGEAGSPGEEAVGMAGAPGQAGAWNQQWRQALQPLLENMAYQELRSFSGLDEPSHQQESFESWLDHANDMLYLWRHVSERERQRRLVESLHGPALDLVSDILNENAEITAQDCLATLIQVFGNKDNRATARLRFITCAQRPQETLFAYVMRLEDLLQEAIEKGAIQPSSADQMRARQVLMWARPNEILWNKLRRMRLERRPPGFLGMLRLIRESEAWEATPTTSQQQFPVEEGPWMDIEDLAAAQAALACEDAQAALFFEDVGLASAAYEGAAQATPPCENAAQAAIFWENAVAVEAGPSTAHPDEAGPSTAHPDEAGPSTAHPDQAGPATAHPDEAGPATADPDQAGPATADPDEAGPATADPDEAGPATADPDEAGPATADLDEAGPATADPDEAGPATADPDEAGPATADPDEAGPATADPDEAGPATADPDEAGPATADPDEAGPATADPDEAGPATADPDEAGPATADPDEAGPATADPDEAGPATADPDEAGPATADPDEAGPATADPDEAGPATADPDEAGPATADPDEAGPATADPDEAGPATADPDEAGPATADPDEAGPATADPDEAAPETGGATGADPAPEDTTKASPAIQGDESALAPAGLGQAGPSPAHMGIAFRVGSGSPGSDPEELSQEEDEEADEPHEEERILFQEESESDDGLGDMSSPEPSFK